A region of the Zymomonas mobilis subsp. mobilis ATCC 10988 genome:
ATCGATAATTTATGATATTTTCCGTATTTCTCGAAATTTTCGGCGACTTGAGCGGCCAATTCCCGCGTTGGTTCCAAAATTAGGGAACGCGGCATTCTTGCGCGACACCGCCCATGCGCCAAAATATCAATCATCGGCAGAACAAAACTAGCCGTTTTGCCGGTGCCGGTTTGGGCAACCGCGATCAGGTCACGCATCATCAAAACAGACGGGATAGCCGTTGCCTGAACAGGGGTGGGTTCTTCATATCCCAATTCGGCAACTGCTTGCAGTAGTTCTTTTGAAAGGCCTAGATCGGCAAAGCTCATGAAATATCTGACCAGAAACAGGCGATAATCCTTATCGGACATCGCGGATTAAATAAAATAAGATGCGGCATCCACATCTTGATAAGTGAAATTCTGCTATAGCAACGGATATCCAACCCCGCAAATTAAAGTGAATCTTAATTCACCGTCGCGGTCATGCCCGAGCCTTTTAGTGTTTAAAAACACCTTCAACCACACGGAATCGGTTAATCAGACATTCGCCACCCCATCTGGCATAAACAGGATCACGCTTGGCGCATATCTGTCCATCACGGCCTGCATGGACATAAAAACCGGAATAAAAATCAAGGGCAGGGCAATGCTCCAGATGCGCTCTTATCCGGCTGCCCCCTTTTAACATCAAATCAACGCTATCTTTTTCAGAAACAGCGGCGGCACCAATATCTTCTGGTGAGACGCATTTCGGGCCCTTTTTCTCATGCCAGACCGCTTCAGGCGGAGGTGGCGGGGCATTATAGGGCGAATCCGGTGGCGGAGGCGGCGGAGGCAAAGGTCTTTGGTTGCGACCATTGGCATTTCTGACATTCAAATGGATTTCCATCACACCGGAATGTGGAAAATGGCGGGGCGGCATAGCCGACAGAGGCAAGGAAAAAAACAGGCATCCCCCGATAACGGGGCGAAGCAAAAATGCGCATCCCTTTTCTATCAATGACATAATCTTGGCATAAGACCGCAAATTTCCCCTTGCTTTCGCCAGAGCATGGCAAAAAAAATATGAATTTCCGATGAATCTGATTGAAGTCAATCCATAAAATCCATCAAGATAGAAATAGCTGTTTCTACTTAATTATTCTTTTCAGTTCTTGTTATTCGTCCTACTATCTCTTCACTTTGACCAAAACGAAACCTACATTCGTTTGGCAAAGAAATGACAAGCCATATTCATTTAGGAGAGCGTTGTTATGGCAAGAATCGCAAATAAAGCAGCCATAGATGCTGCATGGAAACAGGTTTCCGCTTGCTCAGAAAAAACTTTAAAACAGCTTTTTGAAGAAGACAGTAACCGTCTTTCAGGTCTGGTTGTGGAGACAGCAAAACTCCGTTTTGATTTTTCCAAAAATCACCTTGATAGCCAGAAGCTGACTGCCTTCAAAAAGCTGTTAGAGGCTTGTGACTTTGATACCAGAAGAAAAGCGCTCTTTGCCGGTGAAAAAATCAATATAACAGAAGACCGTGCAGTTGAGCATATGGCCGAACGTGGACAGGGTGCCCCTGCCAGCGTCGCCCGCGCCAAAGAATATCATGCCCGGATGCGTACGCTGATCGAAGCTATCGATGCGGGTGCCTTCGGTGAAGTCAAACATTTATTGCATATCGGCATTGGCGGTTCTGCTCTCGGCCCCAAATTGCTGATTGATGCCCTGACTCGTGAATCTGGCCGCTATGATGTTGCGGTTGTTTCCAATGTTGACGGTCAGGCTCTGGAAGAAGTCTTCAAAAAATTCAATCCGCATAAAACCCTGATTGCGGTTGCTTCCAAGACCTTCACTACCGCAGAAACCATGCTGAACGCAGAATCCGCGATGGAATGGATGAAGAAGCATGGCGTCGAAGATCCTCAGGGTCGCATGATTGCCCTTACCGCCAATCCGGCGAAGGCTTCTGAAATGGGTATTGATGATACCCGCATCCTGCCTTTCGCAGAAAGCATCGGCGGCCGCTATTCTCTGTGGTCTTCCATCGGTTTTCCGGCGGCGCTGGCTCTTGGATGGGAAGGCTTCCAGCAGCTTCTCGAAGGTGGCGCGGCTATGGATCGCCATTTCCTCGAAGCCGCTCCTGAAAAGAACGCGCCTATTCTGGCTGCTTTTGCTGACCAGTATTACAGCGCCGTCCGCGGTGCGCAGACTCATGGCATTTTCGCCTATGACGAACGCCTGCAACTTTTGCCTTTCTATCTCCAGCAGTTGGAAATGGAATCCAATGGTAAACGCGTTGACCTCGATGGCAATCTGATTGATCATCCCAGCGCTTTCATCACTTGGGGCGGTGTCGGCACCGATGCCCAACATGCGGTATTCCAGCTTTTGCATCAGGGAACGCGTCTGGTTCCGATCGAATTTATCGCTGCTATCAAAGCAGACGATACTTTAAATCCGGTGCATCATAAAACCTTGCTGACCAACGCCTTCGCACAGGGTGCCGCCCTGATGAGTGGCCGCGACAACAAGGATCCGGCACGTTCTTATCCGGGTGACCGTCCGTCAACGACGATCCTGATGGAAGAATTGCGTCCGGCTCAGTTGGGTGCTTTGATTGCCTTCTACGAACATCGCACTTTCACGAATGGTGTTCTTTTGGGCATCAACAGCTTTGACCAGTTCGGTGTTGAACTCGGAAAAGAAATGGCTCACGCCATTGCCGATCATCCTGAAAATTCCGATTTCGACCCGTCAACCAAGGCTTTGATTGCGGCTGCTTTGAAATAGGTTTCCGCTTTCTTCAATCGCTCTGATCGTGATCCTTAGCTGGATTTCACTATCTGAAACGGTCATTCTTCACTTTATCAGCAACCGATATCCGTTCTCTTCGGATATCGGTTAAAAAGGAAAGGCAGCCATTCTGCCCAACCGGATAAGGGAAGATGAAATATGACAGATTATGATTTCGATCTTTTTGTGATCGGAGCCGGATCGGGAGGTGTCAGAGCCTCCCGCATTGCCGCTTCTCATGGGGCATCCGTAGCCATTGCGGAAGAATACCGTATCGGCGGCACCTGCGTCATACGGGGCTGCGTTCCCAAAAAAATGCTTTATTACGCCGCCGATTTCGCGGCAGATCTGAAAAAAGCCCAGCGCTTCGGCTGGACATTACCCGAAAAAAAATTCGACTGGTCAACGCTTCGCGATGTCGTTTTATCCGATGTAACGCGGCTTGAAGGTCTCTATACTCAAACGCTCGATAATAATCATATCACCCATTACAAAGAACATGCGGTGATCGAAGGCGCGAATCAGATTCGTTTAGCCAGCGGTAAAAAAATTACGGCGCGTTATATTCTGGTCGCAGTGGGAGCAGAGCCGGCTAAACTCGACATTCCGGGGGCAGAATATGCCGTCACTTCCAATGAAATGTTTCTGCTGCCTTCCTTGCCCAAGCGCGCTTTAGTCGTCGGCGGTGGCTATATCGCTAATGAATTTGCCGGAATTTTGAATAGCTTTGGCGTCGAAACCACCATAGCCACGCATGGCGACCGTATTTTACGCGGCTATGATGAAGAAATCGCTGCAAGACTGGTTGAGATAGGGCAGGGGCATGGCATCGATTACCGTTTCAATGCCGATATTGCTCGCATCGACAAAGACTCATCCGGCCGTCTTACCACTCATTTCAAAGATGGCAGCCAGATAGAAAGCGATCTTGTCTTATTCGCGATTGGACGGGTCGCCAAAAGCCGTGACCTCGGCTTGGACAAGGCTGATGTCAAAACCAATGATCGCGGGGCTATTCTGGTCGATGAAGAAAATCGGACAAGCTGCCCCTCTATTTATGCTGTCGGCGATGTCACCGATCGGGTGCAATTAACGCCGGTCGCCATTCGGGAAGGACAAGCCTTTGCGGATCGGGTTTTCGGTCATAAAGCGGCCTCGGTCGATTATGATACTATTCCGACGGCGGTTTTCTCTCACCCGCCTCTCGCCAGCGCAGGTCTGACCGAAGAGGAAGCCAAAAAACGCTATAAAAATATTAAGATCTATAAATCCAATTTCCGGCCGATGCGGAATGCTTTGATCGACAGCCCCGATCGCGCGCTTTATAAAATGGTTGTTGATGGTGACAGCGATAAAGTCTTGGGTCTCCATCTGATCGGTCAGGATTCTCCTGAAATTATCCAGTTGGCAGCGGTCGCTATCAAGGCAGGCTTAACGAAACAGGCCTTCAACGACACGGTCGCTCTCCATCCCAGTAGCGCTGAAGAACTTGTTTTAATGCGATAATTTGGCGCTCTCGCAAATCGCTTTTGGTCAAAAAAGAGGCGTATTCCGATAAAATACTGTTTTTTATTCATCTTTCTTTTGAAATCTCTTGACCAAAACGAAAACACAATTTAATTGAGCCGGACATCCACGGACATGCATCAAGTTTTCTTCCGCTGTCCGGCTCGATATTATGGCGATCGTAGCTCAATTGGTTAGAGCGCCGGTTTGTGGTACCGGAGGTTGCGGGTTCAATTCCCGTCGATCGCCCCATTTTTCCTTAAAAAATATCTCTTTATGCGCCAAATCACATGTAATTTATTCTGCAATATTATATTTTTCTTGCAGAATGGCTCATATCGTGATTGTTGCAAGAACAGCAGAGGGTCATAATCCCTTTTTTGCTTTCGGTTCATTTGCGGGAAATATTATTTTTTAGCTCTTTTTTGCAAAGAACCTTTTTTTTATCGATAAAACGGAGATCGTTATGAGTAACGATACTTCCCCGGGGACATCATCTGTGGATAGCAAATCTTCAGATCCCTCTTATGGGGTTCCCGGACATAGTCATAGCGACAAAGATCTATTGAAATTGTCGCTAGGGGCAATCGGTATTGTTTTTGGTGATATCGGTACCAGCCCTCTCTATGCACTGAAAGAATGTTTCAAAGGTCATCACCAACTTCCGGTGGATGATTTTCATATATATGGCTTGGTCAGCCTCATCTTCTGGACGATGGGGTTGGTCGTTACGGTCAAATATGTGATGTTTATTATGAAGGCCGATAATAAGGGCGAGGGCGGCAGTATGTCGTTGCTATCTCTTATTATCCGCGGAGCCAATCCGAAACTCAGCCGATGGCTGATTGTGCTCGGGGTGTTTGCTACGGCGCTTTTCTACGGCGACAGCATGATTACCCCTGCGATGTCGGTGCTTTCTGCGGTCGAAGGTCTAACGGTTATCGAACCCTCTTTTGACAGTTGGGTGCCACCGGTTTCCGTGGTTATTCTCATCGGCCTGTTTTGTATTCAGGCGAGGGGAACGGAATCAGTGGGTCGGCTTTTCGGGCCCATTATGCTGGTTTATTTTGCGACATTGGCCATTTTGGGTGCCTTTAACATCATCACCCGCAGCCCAGCCATCCTTCTCGCACTTAATCCCTATTATGCCATTCATTTCTTTGTATCTGATCCGTTGCAGGGCTTTTGGGCATTGGGATCGGTTGTGCTTTCAGTAACAGGTGCCGAGGCGCTTTATGCTGATATGGGGCATTTTGGACGGCAACCGATTTCTCTTGGTTGGTATTGGGTGGTTTTTCCGGCTTTAACGCTGAATTATCTCGGACAATGCGCGCTTCTTAGTGCTGACCACGAAGCCATCGCCAATCCCTTCTATTTTCTGGCACCGGATTTCTTGCGTGTGCCGTTGATTATTCTCGCAACCTTTGCGGCGGTTATTGCCAGTCAGGCGGTTATCACCGGAGCCTTCTCGGTTACGCAACAGGCCATTCAGCTCGGTTATATCCCGCGTTTGCGCGTGAACCATACCAGCGCCAGCACTGTCGGGCAGATTTACATCCCTTCGGTTAATTGGGTCTTGATGTTTATGGTCATGGTGCTGATCGCCATGTTCAAAAACTCGACTAATCTAGCGAATGCTTACGGTATCGCTGTGACCGGTACGATGTTTATCACTTCCTGTATGATGGGGGTTCTGGTTCATCGGGTTTGGCATTGGAAGGCATGGCAATCCATTCCTTTGGTTTCCTTCTTCCTTTTGATCGACGGCGCTTTCTTCCTGTCCAACGTGACAAAGATTCCTGAAGGCGGTTGGTTCCCGCTTTTGGTCGGCTTCGTTGTTTTCACGATGCTGATGACTTGGTCACGCGGTCGCCATTTAATGGCGGAAAGAATGCGGCAGGTCGCCATGCCGATCCAGCTTTTCATCCG
Encoded here:
- the pgi gene encoding glucose-6-phosphate isomerase, with the protein product MARIANKAAIDAAWKQVSACSEKTLKQLFEEDSNRLSGLVVETAKLRFDFSKNHLDSQKLTAFKKLLEACDFDTRRKALFAGEKINITEDRAVEHMAERGQGAPASVARAKEYHARMRTLIEAIDAGAFGEVKHLLHIGIGGSALGPKLLIDALTRESGRYDVAVVSNVDGQALEEVFKKFNPHKTLIAVASKTFTTAETMLNAESAMEWMKKHGVEDPQGRMIALTANPAKASEMGIDDTRILPFAESIGGRYSLWSSIGFPAALALGWEGFQQLLEGGAAMDRHFLEAAPEKNAPILAAFADQYYSAVRGAQTHGIFAYDERLQLLPFYLQQLEMESNGKRVDLDGNLIDHPSAFITWGGVGTDAQHAVFQLLHQGTRLVPIEFIAAIKADDTLNPVHHKTLLTNAFAQGAALMSGRDNKDPARSYPGDRPSTTILMEELRPAQLGALIAFYEHRTFTNGVLLGINSFDQFGVELGKEMAHAIADHPENSDFDPSTKALIAAALK
- the gorA gene encoding glutathione-disulfide reductase, which produces MTDYDFDLFVIGAGSGGVRASRIAASHGASVAIAEEYRIGGTCVIRGCVPKKMLYYAADFAADLKKAQRFGWTLPEKKFDWSTLRDVVLSDVTRLEGLYTQTLDNNHITHYKEHAVIEGANQIRLASGKKITARYILVAVGAEPAKLDIPGAEYAVTSNEMFLLPSLPKRALVVGGGYIANEFAGILNSFGVETTIATHGDRILRGYDEEIAARLVEIGQGHGIDYRFNADIARIDKDSSGRLTTHFKDGSQIESDLVLFAIGRVAKSRDLGLDKADVKTNDRGAILVDEENRTSCPSIYAVGDVTDRVQLTPVAIREGQAFADRVFGHKAASVDYDTIPTAVFSHPPLASAGLTEEEAKKRYKNIKIYKSNFRPMRNALIDSPDRALYKMVVDGDSDKVLGLHLIGQDSPEIIQLAAVAIKAGLTKQAFNDTVALHPSSAEELVLMR
- a CDS encoding potassium transporter Kup, translating into MSNDTSPGTSSVDSKSSDPSYGVPGHSHSDKDLLKLSLGAIGIVFGDIGTSPLYALKECFKGHHQLPVDDFHIYGLVSLIFWTMGLVVTVKYVMFIMKADNKGEGGSMSLLSLIIRGANPKLSRWLIVLGVFATALFYGDSMITPAMSVLSAVEGLTVIEPSFDSWVPPVSVVILIGLFCIQARGTESVGRLFGPIMLVYFATLAILGAFNIITRSPAILLALNPYYAIHFFVSDPLQGFWALGSVVLSVTGAEALYADMGHFGRQPISLGWYWVVFPALTLNYLGQCALLSADHEAIANPFYFLAPDFLRVPLIILATFAAVIASQAVITGAFSVTQQAIQLGYIPRLRVNHTSASTVGQIYIPSVNWVLMFMVMVLIAMFKNSTNLANAYGIAVTGTMFITSCMMGVLVHRVWHWKAWQSIPLVSFFLLIDGAFFLSNVTKIPEGGWFPLLVGFVVFTMLMTWSRGRHLMAERMRQVAMPIQLFIRSAAASAVRIPGTAIFLTPEDDGVPHALLHNLKHNKILHERVILLTVKIEDVPYVDPHYRASMSSLEDGFYRLIVRYGFMEEPDVPLALNKIEQSGPMLRMDDTSFFISRQTLIPSTHTSMAIWREKLFAWMLRNSESATEFFKLPSNRVVELGSQIELVGSNGK